The Lytechinus pictus isolate F3 Inbred chromosome 17, Lp3.0, whole genome shotgun sequence genome contains a region encoding:
- the LOC135157330 gene encoding SPRY domain-containing SOCS box protein 3-like translates to MASTLPLTDSCRDSWGWNPEDKSPDVFLKGPRNQTAFFHPNWSIGAAGVRGTRPLLQGHCYYWEIEVAPRIYGTSMMVGIGSPKARLHADSFINLIGENNESWGLSHKGTFWHNGDSIVFTQPFLENTLTTVGILFDGRKGTLTFFKDGELLGQASKDLSKPDDDLYPIICSTAAKTEMTLVRARRSFVSLFDRCRNVIATSITKKELVHMLPIPNALKNIILDSM, encoded by the coding sequence ATGGCGTCGACGTTACCCTTGACTGATAGTTGCCGAGATAGTTGGGGATGGAACCCCGAGGACAAATCCCCAGACGTATTCTTGAAAGGTCCCCGGAACCAAACAGCCTTCTTCCACCCGAATTGGTCAATCGGAGCAGCCGGGGTACGGGGGACACGCCCTTTGCTTCAAGGTCACTGTTACTACTGGGAGATCGAAGTAGCGCCGAGGATCTACGGTACAAGCATGATGGTCGGAATAGGCTCTCCTAAGGCTCGTCTGCATGCCGATTCCTTCATTAACCTTATCGGCGAAAACAACGAGAGCTGGGGTCTTTCACACAAAGGTACTTTCTGGCACAACGGCGACTCGATCGTGTTCACACAACCGTTTCTCGAGAACACCTTGACCACCGTCGGCATCCTCTTCGACGGACGGAAAGGAACGCTCACCTTCTTCAAGGATGGCGAACTCCTGGGCCAGGCGAGCAAGGATTTGAGCAAGCCCGACGACGACCTCTACCCGATCATATGTTCGACGGCGGCGAAGACGGAGATGACGCTTGTTCGTGCTCGACGAAGCTTCGTTTCGCTCTTTGATCGATGTCGAAACGTCATCGCGACGAGCATCACCAAGAAGGAGCTTGTTCACATGCTGCCAATACCAAATGCTCTCAAGAACATCATACTGGATTCAATGTGA